Proteins encoded together in one Deinococcus irradiatisoli window:
- the ddrC gene encoding DNA damage response protein DdrC: protein MTTATDASTTMLKTVAPSLPVGSARLPLSEDGRLHAASALSALGLTEAAQWARHDWESPHWAAFERSHQLSRELRDFGAGPEPTLSVAEFVGLAARSDTAAARRMQRRMTETYARALTGDIRLAAEIAERSSEPLSRSWLHARLESQDARRTLMSAAARHGGHGPIFGQLGSVSNRSVLGKDSATLRRERQVKHTRDGLSTDELRRLAYLDAATAAALEGGRVQGNDAILDLHRKVAERERQTWAGGLDRAG, encoded by the coding sequence ATGACAACCGCTACCGATGCTTCCACGACCATGCTCAAAACCGTCGCGCCGAGCTTGCCGGTCGGCAGCGCTCGCTTGCCCCTGAGTGAAGACGGGCGCCTGCATGCCGCCAGCGCCCTGAGCGCCCTGGGCCTCACCGAAGCGGCCCAGTGGGCCCGTCACGACTGGGAAAGCCCTCACTGGGCCGCCTTCGAGCGCAGCCACCAGCTCAGCCGCGAGTTGCGCGACTTCGGCGCCGGCCCCGAGCCGACCCTCAGCGTGGCCGAGTTCGTGGGCCTGGCTGCCCGCAGCGACACCGCCGCCGCCCGCCGGATGCAGCGCCGCATGACCGAAACCTACGCCCGCGCCCTCACCGGCGACATCCGGCTGGCCGCCGAAATCGCCGAGCGCAGCAGCGAGCCGCTCTCGCGCAGCTGGCTGCATGCCCGACTCGAATCGCAGGACGCCCGGCGCACCCTGATGAGCGCCGCCGCCCGGCATGGCGGCCACGGCCCGATCTTCGGGCAGCTCGGCAGCGTGAGCAACCGCAGTGTGCTGGGCAAGGACAGCGCCACCCTGCGCCGCGAGCGCCAGGTCAAGCACACCCGTGACGGCCTGAGCACCGACGAGCTGCGCCGCCTGGCCTACCTCGACGCCGCCACCGCCGCCGCCCTCGAAGGCGGCCGGGTGCAGGGCAACGACGCCATTCTCGACCTGCACCGCAAGGTCGCCGAGCGCGAGCGTCAGACCTGGGCCGGTGGCCTGGACCGGGCCGGCTGA